The Methylocaldum marinum genome includes the window GACTTCACTCTCAACCGCCGGCTGGTGTTCCCGGCAGATTTTTTCCGAGTCGGATTGCGTCAACCACTCCATAGTCAATCCGCAACGGCGCCTCCCGTCCTCCTCGATCAAATGGTACCGGCACGTCTTACAGGAGCCGAACGTCTTCAACTTGTTCGCGGCCTGCAATTCTCTCAGAATCCGATTCAAGGTCTCGGTAATTTCATTGCGGGAGCTGTCGGAAAGTCCATCGACAGCGGATTTCAGTATATTGGGCGGTATAGCATCGGAAACGACGTGAGAGCCTTCTTCCGTCAAGGCTAAATGAACAACCCGACGGTCGTTGAGATCGGCTTCCTTCTTAATCAAGCCGCTAGACTCCAAGACACCCAGGGTTTGGGATACCGTTCCCTTGGTCAGTCCCAAGTAATCGGCCACCGCAACGGGCGTATTGCTATACCGATTGCATCGGCTCAAATAATGCAGCGCCTCTAGCTGTACCGGTTGCAATCCCTTCGCAACGCCCGCCTTTCGGACATCCGTCCGGATGAGGTTGGCGATGCGCTCCAAGTAATCGTAAATCGATTCGGTATTCATGGCTTCAATAGTATCGCATCAATATTAGATTGACAAAGCCTTTCAAGTCTTGCTAGAGTTCGTATCGACACGATACTTATGAGCATCCCAGAACCGACTGATCCTCTGTAGTGGAGTACGGCCTGTTGCCTCGAAGTTTTTGCGGAAAACGGCCGTGCTCCAACTTTTTCGAAGATCTGTACCTATCGATACCACAGTTCGTATGAACAATATCGTCGATAACCGGATCAATCATCGCCTATGTGTATGCACGATTCACATACACTCGACTTGTCCGAACCTTAATATCCGACATTCGTCCCCACTTTCAACTCGGAAACTCGGATTCAGCCCATCCAGAGAGGGGATCTTTCCGTGCGCTGCGCCTGCGCAGCCCCCGCCGGGCTCGGATTGCGTGAACAGGACACTGCCTTGCCGTATGGATGCCGGTGTCATGCTGTCGTTAAACGCGCCCCAGACCATCCGGGCTTGTTTGTACAACGCCATTACCGACGAAACAGAAAGATGAGCCAAATTCACGTATTTGATACCTATGCACGAAGCGCGAGCGGCAAAATCATGCACTTCGATGTGGTTCTTCCGGAAAATGACCCTGCCAAAGCTCTGCAATATGCCCGCGACTGGCTCCGGTCAATCGGCGAGGAAGATGCCGTGGTAAATGCCGAAAATTGCGCCTATTGCCATAGCGAGCCGGATGCTCCACACGAAATGCAGAAAGATATCGAGAAGCAGGGCTATAGCATCTTTAAACTGGAAGGTTGCCCCCGGTAGCTATCGAACTTTATAGGCGAACTCGCGTATGCCGCCGTCGAATGAAGTTTCTTTCAAACCCGGCAGTCGCTCGGGACGGACTCTCTTCCGTTAACCGAAAAAGCCATCATACCCAAGGCGACCATCACTAACAGTAGGTTGATCGGGTTCAAACCTCCGCCCGCCGCTCTTCTATCCGGCTAGCACAATTCCGCCCAATATCGTCGGAAAGGCCAAGTATAGAGGAGCCGGCAGGCATCTCAATTCGCCGGGGGAGGGCTGGTTCGCTTGCGGCGCGTACCGGCACGGGACCGAGTCCGTGTAGCGGAACCGGAAACGTCTCCACGCTTCTCCCCGTTCGGATTCGTGTACCCGTCGAAGCGTCGGGAAGTTCAGATCGGTCCGGCGGCCTACATCCAGAGTACTTATGCCACGCTAATCTGACAGATTCAGCCAGTATGTAAGCATTTTCTTACGCAATAGTCAGCTTTTTCCGACTTGAAGTGGTCGGCCATCTCCGTGTCTGCTGGCAAACCGCGACACCTCAAACCTCTCGCTCAAAAAGGGACCTTCGAATGACTGAAATCGTGCTCTGCAATCAACCGTTGACCCGGAACATCTTCCAGGGCGAGTGCGGCATACCGATGGACGAGCTGAGCTCAACCAGCTGCAGTCCATTGACGATGGTATTGAGTTATGCTCGAAAGTTGTGGATGAGGGATTGAGGTAGGCGGCGTATTCTGGATGGTCTTCGAAGTCATCCCTTCCTACAAGAGGAGCGAATACGCCATGAGTGAAGATAAGATCATTGCGCTGAAGAATCCAGGGGCACCAGCGCCAGTGGCGCGTGAACTGACCAACCTGTCACTTGCCTATGGCGGCGAGAACGTCGTTGCATTGTCCGAAATGCTGGCTAGACTGACGGAATACAATATTGGCCTGATCGGTGCGTCGACCAACGTCTACGCCAACCGCCGATTGCGTCGCCATTTTTTGCGAAACCTTTTGGGACCTCCAAGTCACCAAAAGGAGCAAAAAATTGGCGACGAGTTATTGCCTTCGGCGCCCCGGCCGTCCCCGCTCGTCTGGTCCGGACCCAACAAGGGGTCCGGACACCGCTCGCAGATGACTCGACGCCCGGTCGCGATGCCTTGTGTGAGACCTCCGACCGCCGCTATCGCGTCGACCTTCGGTCTCACACCCGGCGCTCGGGCTTCCGGGGACTACTCGACTCGCTCGCTCACTCGCTCCATGTCTCGCAGCGGTTGAGAGCTTTGTCGGGGCGGTCAAAAACTACCGGCAGCGCTCATGGATTATCGGCAGGCGGTCACGTCCAACTCGCCCTTGAAAGCCGTCGCCAAGCAAAAAGCTCATGCCTCCTTTCAGGAAATGCAGAGGCAATTCCAAAGCGAGCTTACTCCCTTCTCATTCCAAAAAGGGCTATTCTTAGAGGAGAGAAGTTGACCAATTTGTGGAAGGGAGGCGGTCATGAACCGAAGAATCCGTATCCAACGGTTGGCCCCTCAAGACCGGGAGGAGTGGCAGAAGCAGTATTACCGGCACAAGGAGCAACGTCCCCGGCGTCGTCTCACGGCCTTGAAGGCCGTTTGGGACGGCCAGACTTTGGCGGACGTGTGCCGGACTCGGCACCTTCGCCGCAAGACGCTGGAGCATTGGCTGGATTGGTATCTTCATGGGGGCTTTAAGACGCTGCTGGCCCCGGAGCGGCGACGTGTTCCCCAAGCCCTGTCCTGCCAGCAACGGCGAGTCTTGCGTTACATCCTGCTGCATAAGACGCCGGCCGATTATGGCCTGGACAGCTATCAATGGACGGCCCGGCGGGCG containing:
- a CDS encoding helix-turn-helix domain-containing protein, with product MNRRIRIQRLAPQDREEWQKQYYRHKEQRPRRRLTALKAVWDGQTLADVCRTRHLRRKTLEHWLDWYLHGGFKTLLAPERRRVPQALSCQQRRVLRYILLHKTPADYGLDSYQWTARRAQALIAAKWNIHLGLGRLYPLFDQFGLSHQRVHRDYGPPRPRLQAAFVDALEKKGGGSQVFGPRSGGAG
- a CDS encoding MarR family winged helix-turn-helix transcriptional regulator; protein product: MNTESIYDYLERIANLIRTDVRKAGVAKGLQPVQLEALHYLSRCNRYSNTPVAVADYLGLTKGTVSQTLGVLESSGLIKKEADLNDRRVVHLALTEEGSHVVSDAIPPNILKSAVDGLSDSSRNEITETLNRILRELQAANKLKTFGSCKTCRYHLIEEDGRRRCGLTMEWLTQSDSEKICREHQPAVESEVEENP
- a CDS encoding DUF2024 family protein; protein product: MRCACAAPAGLGLREQDTALPYGCRCHAVVKRAPDHPGLFVQRHYRRNRKMSQIHVFDTYARSASGKIMHFDVVLPENDPAKALQYARDWLRSIGEEDAVVNAENCAYCHSEPDAPHEMQKDIEKQGYSIFKLEGCPR